CTGATCGGGCTGGCGGCCGGGCGGCCGCTCGTCGTGGTGGTCAGGGACGTGCACCGCTACGCCTGGCAGTCCGAGGCGCTACGGCACCTGCTCAGCGCCCGCCCGGACGCCGTGGTGGTCGAGATGGGCCTGCCCGCCCGTTCGGACCTGGGCGCCGTGCACGTCGCCACGTACGGGTCGGCGGGCGTCTGTGGCCGGGCGGCGGCGGAGGTGCTGACCGGTAGGCTCTAGGCCGTGAACTTCGACGGCGAGGACCTGTCCCGCAAGGCCCTGGGCGATCGGCTCCCGCCGGGGGAGACGCACGTGTTCCGCGAGTGCGACCTGACCGAGACCGACCTGTGGGGAGCCTCGCTGGCGGGCGCGCGCTTCGAGTCGTGCGTGCTGGAGCAGACCGACTTCCGCAAGGCCGACCTCGACGGGGCGGTGTTCACCGGCGGCGGCGGGATGCGCACGAGGTTCAACGACGCCGACCTCATCGACGCCGTCTTCACCGACGTGGACCTGTCGTCGGCGCAGTTCGCGGGGGCGCTGCTGACCGACGTCTCGTTCGAGGGCTGCCGCATGATCGGCGCGGCCCTGACCGGCTCGCGCGGCACCGGGTTCAAGGTCAGCCGCTCCAACCTGACGCTGGCCAACCTCGGAGGCTGCTCGCTGCGCAAGGAGCACATCGAGGGCGTGCGCTTCGACGACGCCGACCTGTCGGGGTGCGACTTCACCGAGGCCACGCTGAGCGACTGCCGCCTCATCGGCACGCGGCTGCTGCAGACCAAGTTCCACAAGGCCGACCTGCGCGGGGCCGATCTGGGCGAGCCCGACGACGCCAAGCTGCGCGCGTTCGCGGGCGCCGTCATCAACCAGGCGCAGGCCAACGCCATCCTGGCCGCCCGCGGCATCACGGTCCTGTGACGCCCAGGCGGGCCAGGGCCGTCGCGGCCTCCGCCATGACGCGCTCGATCAGCTCCTGGCACGACGGCAGGTCGTCGAGCACGCCCACCACCTGACCCGAGGCCATCACGCCCAGGTCCACCCGACCCTCCACCATGGCCGCCCGCAGCAGCACCGGCGTGTTCGCCGCCTGGAGCACCTGCGCCCAGGTCAGCTCCCGCCCGCGCCGCATCCGCCGGCCCTCGCGCAGCATCGAGCGCCACGACAGGCCCGACAGGCGCTTGAACCTGGCGCCGTTCACCACCGCCCTGACCAGCCGCGCGCGTTCCAGCGAGGCCACGAACGGCGTGCTCAGCACCCGGTGCGGCACCCCGTCCACGTTCCTGGTCACCACCGTCTCGCGCGCCGCCAGGTAGCACTTCTTCACCTCGTCGGGCACCGGCGAGTCGCTGGTCAGCAGGAAGCGGGTGCCCATGGCGATCCCGCACGCCCCGTACGCCAGCGCCGCCACCAGCCCCCGGCCGTCGAAGAAGCCGCCGGCCGCGATCACCGGGATGTCCACCGCGTCCACCACCTGCGGCAGCAGCAGTGTGGTCGCCACGGGCCCGGTGTGCCCGCCGCCCTCGCCGCCCTGCACGATCACCGCGTCGGCGCCCCACCCCGCGACCTTCTCCGCGTGCCGCCGCGCCCCCACCGACGGGATCACCACGACCCCGGCGTCCTTGAGCCGCGCGATCAGCTCCCTGCGCGGGGCCAGCGCGAACGAGGCGACCCGCACGCCCTCGGCGACCAGCACCTCCACCCGCTCGGCCGCGTCGTCGGCGTCGGCCCGCAGGTTCACGCCGAACGGGGCGTCCGTGCGCTCCTTGACCCGGCGGATCGCCGCCCGCATCTCGGCGACCGACATGGTGGCCGCGCCGATCACGCCCAGCCCGCCCGCCTGCGAGGTGGCCGCCGCGAGCCGGGCGCCCGCCACGTACCCCATGCCGGTCTGCACGATCGGGTGGCGGCAGCCGACCAGCGAGGTCAGCGCGGTCCTCACGCCGCCACCTCCCGGTCGCGCAGGCGGCCGGGGTCGAGGCGGTCGAGGACGCGCAGCTCCTCGTCGGTGGGCTCCCGGGTCTGGGCGACATTTCCGCAAATGTCGTGCAACTCGAAGCCCGTCGCCGCGACCACGTCGGCCACGCTCACCCCAGGATGCACCGACACCAGCCGCATCGACCCGTCGGCCGTCGCGAAGTCCAGCACGGCCAGATCCGTCACCACCCGCCGCAGCTCGAACGCCCCCCGATCCGTCCCGATGCCGCTGACCAGGTCCACCTCGGGGACGAACACCCGCTTGGAGTGCCGGGGGATCCAGTAGCTCGTCGGGTCGCACCGGGTGTTGCCCGGCGCCCCGCGCACCCCGAGCAGCTGCGCCTTGGGCCGCGTCCAGTCGCCGATGCAGGAGATGTTCGTGTTGCCGTAGCGGTCGATCTGGCTCGCACCGAGCATGACGTGCCGCCGCCCGTTCAGCACCAGCCACAGGTGCTCGCGGAACGGCAGCCAGCCCTCCACCACCTCGGGCGCCTGACCGAGCGCGGGCACGTCGCCGGTGAGCAGGCAGGTCCCGTCGTGCGTGAGCAGCTCGGGCTCGAACGTCAGCCGCGCCAGCCGCGCCGCCAGCACCGTGATCGCCCCGCCGATTCCGGCCGCCAGGATCTCCCCGTCGCCCCTGAACGCCTCCGCGCACGCCACCACACAGACGTCAGCCCTGCTCACGCGCGTCCTCCACGTACTCGCGCTGCGCCGCCTCGTCCCGCCCGTAGTCCGGCTCGCACGAGGTGAACCCGGCCCCTCCCGGCGCCTCCACCACGCCCGCCACCATCGAGCGGCTGATCAGCAACGACTGCACGGGCCCCTCCTTGAGCAGCTCCGCTGGGTCCACCAGCCGCTCGCAGGAGACGTAACAGCGCCCGGCCGCCCTGGCGTAGAGGTCGTCGAAGTACGGATCGGGGCCCAGGTACTGGGCGTTGCCCCGGGCGTCGGCCCGGTTGAGGTGCACCAGAGCCACGTCCATGGTCAGCGCGGGCACCGCCACCAGCTCCTCCCCGTCCCCGTACGGCGAGCGCACCGTGCGCAGCTCCGGGTTGACCCGCAGCACGTCCGAGCCCAGCCCCGCCCGCGTCGGCAGGAACGGCAGCCGGTGCGCCGCGGCCAGCAGCCCGAACATGAACATGCCCTCGTCGTACTCGGTGAACTCGATCTCGCCCGCCTGCCTGGCCCGCCTGAAGTGGGGCTCCAGAGGGATGGAGTCGAGCGTGACGAACGGGGCGACGACCCTGCGCACCTTCCCCGCCGCGCAGAGCACGCCGACGTCCGGGCCGCCGTAGGAGACGATGGTGAGGTCGTCCGCCGGGGCCTCGGCGAGGGCCTGGACCAGGGCCATGGGCTTGCGGCGCGAGCCCCAGCCGCCGATCCCGACCGTCATCCCGCTGCGCACCGTGGCGGCCACCTGCGCGGCCGTCATCACCTTGGTCATGCGAACCGCTCCCGGTGCTCGCCGCCGATGCCCATCAGGTTCAGCTCGAAGGTGAAGCCCTGCTCGAAGCGGTAGCTGCGGTTGACGTCCACGGGGTCGATGCCGTTGAGCGACTCCTTGGCGCGGCGGATCACGTACGGGTCCTTGGCCGCGATCTGCTCGGCCACGCCCAGCGCCGCCTCCCGCAGCTTGTCGCGCGGCACCACCTCCAGCACCGAGCCGAACGCGTGCAGCTCTTGGGCGGTGACGTTCCTGCACGTGTAGACCATGGCCCGGACCAGGTGCCGCGGCACCAGCCTGGCCAGGTGCGTGGCCGCGCCCAGCGCGCCCCTGTCCACCTCGGGCAGCCCGAAGTAGGCGTCCTCGGCGGCCACCACGATGTCGGCGTTGCCCGCCAGCCCGATGCCGCCGCCCAGGCAGAAGCCGTGCACGGCGGCGATCACGGGGACCGCGCACTCGTAGACGGCGGCGAAGGCCGCGTAACACGCCCGGTTCGCGCCGACGAGGGCGGTGAAGCCCTCGCTGTCTCGCATCTCCTTGATGTCCACCCCGGCGTTGAAACCGCGCCCTTCGGCCCGCAGCACGACCACCCTGGTCGCCGGGTCGTCGCCGGCCGCCCGCACCGTCCTGGCCAGCTCCTCCCAGCCCCGCACCGGCAGCGCGTTCACCGGCGGCACATCCACGATCACTTCGGCGATCGGCCCGGCCCGCAGTGAGATGCCCAATGTACCTCCCTAACGCTTGCTTGGTACGGTAGCACCCGTGACCGTGACTTACGACTACACGGGCAGGTCCGTCCTGGTGACGGGTGGCACGAGGGGGATCGGCGCGGGCATCGCCGCGGCCTTCCGCGCGGTGGGCGCGGAGGTCACCGTCTGCGCCCGCACCGCTCCCGAGCACCCCGGGCACCGGTCCGCGCGCGATCCGGATGGCGACGGGCCGATCCGGTTCGTGCGGGCCGACGTGCGTGACCCGGATCAGATCGAGCGGCTGATCGGCGGGCTCGACCGGCTCGACGTGGTGGTCAACAACGCCGGCGGCTCGCCGCCCGCCCCGGTGGACGGCACCTCGCCGCGCCTGCACTCCCGCGTCATCGAGCTCAACCTGACGGCGCCGCTGCTGGTCGCGCAGCGCGCGTATCCGCTGCTCGCCGCGTCCGGCGGGGCGGTGGTGATGATCGGCAGCGCGAGCGGCGCCCGGCCCTCTCCCGGCACGTCCGCGTACGGGGCCGCCAAGGCCGGCCTGCACCACCTGGCCCGCTGCCTGGCCGCCGAGTGGGCGCCGCTCGTCCGGGTCAACACGGTCGTCGTGGGCCTGGCCGCCACCCCGGACGCCGCCGACCACTACGGCGGCCGTTCCGACCTGGACGGCCGGGCCATCCCGGCGGGCCGGATGGCCACGCCCGACGACGTGGCCAGGGCCTGCCTGTGGCTGGCCGCCCCCGGCTACGTGACCGGCGCCGAGGTGCGCGTGGACGGCGGCGGCGAGGTCCCCGCCTGGCGGCACCTGGTCTGAACACCGGCCTGCCCGGCTCAGTCGCCCGTCAGCGCAGAGTCGACCGGCTGGTGGGTCGCAGGCGCAACCGCTCGGGAGGCGCGGTGAAGCGCCGCTCCAGCATCGTCAGGTCCACCTCCCGCTCCTCCTCCGGCGTCTCGAACCTGGCGAACCAGACGAACACCTGCACACCCGCCCTCACAGGCAGTCGCGGAAACGTGTTCTCCGCGTGCTCGGTCTCCAGGCAGGCGACCGGCACCACCCCGGCGTCCGCCAGTGCGGGCACCGCCTCACGGTGGAAGAGCTGGGCGAAGTCGTCCCCGTCCACGTGATAGGTGGTGACTACGTAGAGTGACGACGGGATGGGTGCCCCGACCGGCGGACGTTCCCGGGAGGGGAACTCGGGCCCCGCCGGACGCAGCAGCAGCACGTCGTCGGAGTCGAGCATGGTGGCGTTGGCGGCGTCGCGGTTGGCCTGCCAGACGGGGCCGCCATAGAAGGACTCCAGGGCGGCCTTCCTGGTGCCCATGTCGGGGAAGGAACGCAGCCACGGGAAGGTGTCCGGCTCGCCGACCTCGCGGAAGCTGCCGGTGACGCGCATGCCTGTGGCCTCCTGCGCCTCGATGAACTCCCGCTCGAACAACGAGATCAGGGTGTCCCGCCGCCCGGGCCGCATGGCGTAGCGCCGCAGTTCGTGGATCATGCGGGAACGGTAGGGCCCGGTCACTGACACCCCGTGTCAGGGTAAGGCCCGAACTATGTTCTGACTACTCACTGCTACCAATTGACCACGCAAAGCTATATGCTCGCACTGACCTTGATCCTTGAGGTCAAGGAAGACCCAAAGGGAGCGGTGGTGCGTCAGGGCCCGGCCGCCGCCGCCCGCAGGGCTTCCCCAGAGGCGAAGGAGCAGAAGTGATCAGAAAGGCGTGCGCCGTCGCGGTCGTGCTGGCGGCAGTGGCCGGTGGCGCACTACTTGCGGTTCCCGCTCACGCTGATGACGACTGGGCCGGTCCCCTGACCGGTGGCACCTGGTCCGCCAACCGGAGTGACAACGACGACTCGTCCCAGTCGGGCAACAACTTCGGTGACGTCCTCGCCGGCAACCACGGCGAGGGTCGCTCGACCAACGTCAACAACGTCAACGGCTTCGCCACGACCGCCACCAACGGCGGCATCGCGGTGACGTACATCTTCGACTGACCGGCTGACGCCCGAGCACAGCATTCGGAAAGGACATCGACATGATGAAGAAGCTCTGCATGACCGGCCTCATCGCCGCCGCGGCCGGCGTGACCCTGCTGTCGGCCCCCGCGTACGCCGACACCAACGCCGGCAACTCCAGCGACAACCGCGACTCCACCCAGTCGGGCAACAACTTCGGCAACGTCGTCAACGCCAACGTCAACGGCCACGGCGCGACCGGGGTCAACAACGTCAACGCCAACTCGGTGACGGGCACCAACGGCAGCGACGTGGTCGTCGACGACGTGCACGACTGACCGGGCCGGCTGACCGGGCAGGCTGACCGCGCGGGCGCGCGCCGCCGTTGATCGCCGGTTCGCGGCGCGCCCCTGACGCGTGCGAGCCGGGTCCGAAATGGCCCGGCTCGCGCCACATTAATATCGCTGCGTGGCTATCTGTGCTTATGTGACTTTTGCGGATTTCGAGACGGACGACGAGCGTGACCTGACGCTGGCCGCCTGGCGGGAGGCGGGCATCGAGGGCCGCATCGAGCGCTGGGACGACGCGGCCGTCGACTGGAGCGCGTACGACGCCGTGGTGGTCCGCTCCGTCTGGGACTACATCCTCAGGCGGGAGGAGTTCCTCGGGTGGGCGCGGAGCGTGGCGGCCGTCACGAAGCTGCTGAACCCCTACGCCGTGCTCGAGTCCAACACCGACAAGACCTACCTGCGCGACCTGGGCGTGCCGATCGTGCCCACCCACTGGTCGTCGCGGGAGCTGCCCGACTGGCCGGAGTACGTCGTCAAGCCGTCCGTCTCGGGCGGCGCCCGCGACACCACCAGGACCGCCGACCGCGCCGAGGCCGCGCGCCTGGCGGCGGAGCTGGAGGCCACGGGGCGCACGCCGATGGTGCAGCCGTACCTCGACATGGTCGAGTCGGAGGGCGAGACCTCGCTGCTGTACTTCAACGGCCGGCTCAGCCACGCCGTCCGCCGCAGCGCGATGCTCGCCGCCGGGGCGACGTCCGCCGACAACGCGCGGGCCGAGCTCCGCACCCCAGCCCCGGACCAGGTCGAACTCGCCGAGAAGGTGCTCACCGCCATTCCCCATGGCCTTCTCTACGCCAGGATCGACCTGGTCCGGCTGCCCGACGGCACGCCCGCCGTCATCGAGGCGGAGCTGACCGAGCCGTACCTCTTCCTGCGCTACGAGCAGCACGCGGCGGCCCGCTTCGCCACGGCGCTGCGCGAGCTGCTCTGATCAGCAGGAGATCCCGCCGTCCACCGGGATGACCGTGCCGGTGAGGTACGCCCCCGCCCGCGACGACAGGTAGATCGCGGCGCCCGCCATGTCCTCGGGCCTGCCGATGCGGCCGAGCGGCACGCCGGAGGCGATGACCTCGCGGGTGTCGGGGTCGTCGAGCGCGAAGGCCATCATCTTCGACTCGAAGGGCCCGGGGGCGATGGCGTTGACCGTGATGTGCTCCTTGGCCAGGCGCTTGGCCAGATGGCGGGTCAGCATGTGCACGGCGGACTTCGTCGAGGAGTAGGCGAAGCTCTCCAGGGCGGGCACCCTGATGCCGTCGATCGAGCCCACGTTGATCACCCGGGCCGGGTCGTCGGCGCTCGCCGCCTCCCTCAGCCGGGGCAGGAACCGCTGGGTCAGGTAGAAGACGCCCTTGACGTTGATGTTCCAGAGCTTGTCGAAGGCGTGCTCCGGATATTCCTCCAGCGGTGCGCCCCAGGTCGCGCCCGCGTTGTTCACCAGCACGTGCACGGGGCCGTCCACCGCCGACACCAGCCGCTCCAGCCCCTCGGGCGTCGACAGGTCGGCGGGGACGGCGAAGCAGCCCAGCTCGGCGGCCGTCTTCTCGACCTCGGCCGTCTTGCGGGCGGAGATGTAGACGGTCGCCCCCGCCTCCACGAACCCGGCGGCGATCATGCGCCCGATGCCGCGCGACCCGCCCGTGACGACGACGGTCTTGCCTTCCACTGAGAACAGAGTCATGTTCTGGGAGCATGCCATACCGACTGGTCGGTTGCCATCTGTCAGACGCCGGGCAGCCGCCCGTTGCGGAACAGGTCGACGAACCGCTGGTGATCGTCCCTGGCCTGCGCCCCGTACCGGTGGGCGAAGTCCACCAGCGTCCCGACGAAGCCCGACCTGTCGCCGCCGATCACCGCCACGATCGCCTCCTCCGTCGAGAAGTCCACGAGATCGTGGCTGGACTCGTCGTCGGCCACCGAGTGCATGCGCGCCACCGCCCGCCCCAGGTCCTGGATGATCGAGCGCAGCTCGTCCGGCTCGTTGACGTCGTCCCAGTCCAGGTCGGCGGAGTACGGCGACACCTCGGCCACGAGCTGCCCCACCCCGTGCAGCGTGGTGTAACCCAGCCAGGGGTCGGCGTAGGCCTGCAGCGCCCGCTGCGACTCGGCCGTGCGGTGCCCCTGGTGCCGGAAGTAGGCGGCCACCCGCTCGTCGGTGACGTGCCGCGCCACCGCCGGCACCGCCGCCTGCTTCATGTAGAGCACGACGTCGTTCTCCAGCGCCTGCGAGCGCCCCTCCAGCAGCAGGTTGTACGACGGCAGCCCCGCCGACCCGATCCCCACGCCCTTGCGCAGCGCCACATCCTTGATCACGTGCTCGACCGGGCTCACCGTCACGGGCAGCGTGGTCAGGTAGTCGGCGAACGCCTCCAGCACCGACCGCCTGGTGGCCTCGTCCACCGGCTCGCGCCCCTCCATGAGCGCGAAGCGCCGGTCGTAGTCGTCGATCACCGTCTCGGCGTCGAGCAGCGCCACGCGGGTGCGCAGCCTGGCCCGCTGGAGCACCCGATGCAGCGTCCCGCTGGTGGTGCCGAGCGTGAGCGCGCCGATCGCCTCGTCCCCGCCCGCCGCGATGGCGGCCAGCTCGACCAGGTACGCCCCGGCGAAATCGGTCACCAGCATGCTGATCGAGTCGTCCGACAGCGCCTTGGCGTACCCGAGCAGGGCCACGCTGGCGGCGAACCGCCTGAGGTCCCAGACGTAGGGCCCCACGTACGCCTCGTCGAAGTCGTTGACGTTGAAGACCAGCTCGCCTGAGGCGTTCATGTACGTGCCGAAGTTCTCCGCGTGCAGGTCGCCGTGGATCCAGACCCTGCTGGTCGGCCCGTCGAGGTAGGAGCCGTCGGCGTACGCGCCCACCATGTCCGCGTAGAACAGGCAGGCGCTGCCCCGGTAGAAGGCGAACGGCGAGGCCGCCATCTTCCGGAACTTCCGCCTGAACGCCGCGGGGTCTCGCTTGATCGACTCGCCGAACTCCGTCATCAGGACATCGAGCAGGAAGGAGGAGCGTGTGCCCATGTTCCGGACACTAGATCCCGTATCCCCTGTCGCCTACCCTGATCTTTCCCTGACAGCGGAAAGTCAGGGCTGGGCTGCCGGCCGGGCGGCGCGCGCCAGCGCCCACGTGCCCGTGCCGCCCAGCGCGAGCGCGAGCGTCCCGAGCAGCACGCACTGCAGTGCGCCCGTCGGCCACATCGCGTCCGGCAGCCAGCCCAGCATGGGCAGCCGGATCGCCAGCAGGAGCAGCCCGGTGGCCGACAGCGCCAGCGCCCACGACGGGGAGCCGCGCCGGACCAGGACGGTCACCGAGGCCGCCGCCCACACCGCGATCGTCGCGCCGTGGTCCAGCCACAGGTGGAACCACAGCGGCTCGGTCGCGTCCGCCGCGACGAGCAGCAGCGTCAGGCCCATCAGCGCCGCGCCCGCCGCCACCGGTGACAGGGCCAGGGCCCACGACCGCCGCCGCGGCGTGACGTCGCTGTGGAAGCCGGCCAGCAGCGCGACGGGCGGCACCAGCAGCAGCGCCAGGTTCGCCAGGTCCTGCAGCGGCGGGAGGCCGGGGAACCCGTGCCGCGCCACCGCGACGACGAAGGCGGCCAGCGTGGGCACGAGGCCCAGCAGCGCCGCGACCTTCGCCGTCCGGACGTGGCCACGCATGATCGCCACGAACGCCAGGACGGAGCATACGGCTGCCGCCAGGTCGGTGATGAAGCCCAGCCGCTCGGCCGACTCCGGCGGGCCCGCCAGGGAGAGCTCGGAGCCGAGCACGGCGACGCGCACCAGGCCGGCCACCGAGAAGGCGGCCACCGCGCCCATTCCCAGCAGCGCGATCAGCCGGACCGCGTCCCCGCGGGCCACCTGACCGGGCGTGGCGCCCGCGCCACCGAGGCGCACCCGCGCCGACAGGGCCAGCACGCTGGCGATCTCGCCCCACCTGGGGCGCGGGTTCTCCTCGTCGGGCACGTCCCCGGACGCCTCCAGGAACGCGGCCACCATCTCCTCCTCGCGCTCGGCGCGGTAGGAGACGGGCAGCAGGCGCAGCACGGCCCGGTAACGCCGCTCCAGCAGGCTCACGGGCTCGGGCCCACCCTGGTCATGCTCGCTCACGGCCTCCACCTCGTCGTGATCGTGCCTGCTCACGGCCTCCACCTTGCCGCGGTCGTGCCCGCTCATGCGGCGCCTCCCGCCGTCCTGGCGCGCAGGCGGGCGGTGGCGGCAGCGGCGGTGGCGGCCATCCTGGCGGCCTCCTCCGACAGGGCCGCGGCCCCCTCGTCGGTCAGCCGGTAGTAACGCCGCAGCCGCCCCTGCTGTGCCTCCTCCCGGTCGAGGGCCACCAGCCCGGCGGCGGCGAGCCGGTCGAGCACGCCGTACAGGGTGCCGATCTTGAGCTGCACCCGCCCCTCGGACAGGCGATCGACCTCCTGGACGATGCCGTAGCCGTGCCGGGGCTCGCCCACCAGCGCGGTCAGCGCCAGGAACATGGGCTCCGTCATATTCATGATCCCACCATATCCTGTCGAGCAGGATATCGTCAGGGGTGCTGGGAGGAGACCGACACCACCTCACCGGTCATGTACGACGCCAGGTCACCGGCCAGGAAGACGATCACGTTCGCCACCTCCCACGGCTCGGCCGACCGCCCGAACGCCTCCTTGGCCGCCAGCTCCGCCAGCAGCTCCTCACCGGTCACCTTGGCCAGGAACGGATGCACGGCCAGCGACGGCGCCACCGCGTTGACCCGGATCCCGTGCTCGGCGGCCTCCAGCGCCACGCACCTGGTCAGCGCCATCACCCCGGCCTTGGCCGCCGCGTAGTGCGCCTGCCCGTGCTGGGCCCGCCAGCCGATCACGGAGGCGTTGTTGACGATCGCGCCGCCGCCATGGGGGATCATGAGGCGCAGGGCCTCCCTGGTGCAGCGCATGGTGCCGGTCAGGGTGACGTCGATGACCGCGTGCCACTGCTCGTCCGTCATCTCGGCGAGCGGCGCCGTACCGCCGAGGCCGGCGTTGTTGACGAGCACGTCCAGCCGCCCGTGCGTCTCGGCGACCGCCTCGAACAGCGCCCGCACCTGCGCCTGCGACGTCACGTCGCACGGCACGGCGAGCGGCTTGACGCCGGTCAGCTCGGCCAGCGACTCGGCGGCGGCCGCCAGGCGGCGCTCGTGCTTGTCCGAGACGACGACCGTGGCGCCCTCCTCGGCGCAGCGCCTGGCCGTGGCGTAGCCGATGCCCGCCCCCGCCGCGGCCGTGACCAGCGTGACCTTGCCGTCGAGCAGACCGTGGGACCTGGGGTACGGCGGTGACATCGGCGGCTCCAATCAGCGGGGCAGGCCCAGGGTGCGCTCGGCGATGACGGTGCGCTGGATCTCGCTGGAGCCGGCGTAGATGGTGTCGGCCCGGCTGAACAGGTAGAGCCGCTGCAGGTCACTCAGCTCGCCGCCGGCGTCCGCGACCAGCCCGGCCCTGCCCTGGACGGCCTGTGCCAGCTCGCCCAGCCTGCGGTGCCACTCCGACCAGTACAGCTTGGCGATCGACGCCTCGGGGCCGGGGTCGGGACGGAGCATGCGCAGCGCGTTCAGCCGCATGATCCGCAGCTCCAGCCAGGCCCGGACGAGCCGGTCGCGCAGCACCGGGTCGTCGATCGCGCCGGTCCGCCTCGCCGTCTCGACGACCGTGTCCAGCTCCCGGCCGAACCCGATCTGCTGCCCGAGCGTGGAGACGCCGCGCTCGTACCCGAGCGTGGCCATGGCGACCCGCCACCCCTCGCCGGGGGCGCCGAGGAGGTTGCCCGCCGCCGTGCGCGCGCCGTCGAAGAACACCTCGTTGAACTCCGAGGTGCCGGTGAGCTGCACGATCGGGCGGACCTCGATGCCGGGCCCGCGCATGGGGACCAGCAGGTACGACAGCCCGCGGTGCCGCTGCGAGCCCTCCTCGGTCCGGCACAGCACGAAGCACCAGTCGGCCCACTGGGCGAGCGACGTCCACACCTTCTGTCCGGTGATCACCCATTCGCCGCCTTCGAGGCGGGCCCTGGTCCGGACGTTGGCCAGGTCGGAGCCGGCCTCGGGCTCGGAGTAGCCCTGGCACCACAGCTCCTCGCCCCGCTGGATCGGCGGCAGGAACCGCTCCTTCTGCTCGTCGGTGCCGAACTCCAGGATCGTCGGCCCGATCAGGCCCTCGCCGATCAGGCCCAGCCGGGCGGGGGCGCCCGCCCTGGCGTACTCCTCGTGGAAGGCGACCTGATCCTCGATGGCGGCGTCACGGCCGCCGTAGCGGCGCGGCCAGCCCAGGCAGGTCCACCCGTGCGCGCCGAGGTGGCGCTCCCAGGCCCGCCGCAGCTCGTACGCCTCGTGCTCGCGCCCCGGGCCGCCCAGCCCCCTGGCGCCGGCGA
The nucleotide sequence above comes from Nonomuraea gerenzanensis. Encoded proteins:
- a CDS encoding pentapeptide repeat-containing protein, whose translation is MNFDGEDLSRKALGDRLPPGETHVFRECDLTETDLWGASLAGARFESCVLEQTDFRKADLDGAVFTGGGGMRTRFNDADLIDAVFTDVDLSSAQFAGALLTDVSFEGCRMIGAALTGSRGTGFKVSRSNLTLANLGGCSLRKEHIEGVRFDDADLSGCDFTEATLSDCRLIGTRLLQTKFHKADLRGADLGEPDDAKLRAFAGAVINQAQANAILAARGITVL
- a CDS encoding NAD(P)H-dependent flavin oxidoreductase — its product is MRTALTSLVGCRHPIVQTGMGYVAGARLAAATSQAGGLGVIGAATMSVAEMRAAIRRVKERTDAPFGVNLRADADDAAERVEVLVAEGVRVASFALAPRRELIARLKDAGVVVIPSVGARRHAEKVAGWGADAVIVQGGEGGGHTGPVATTLLLPQVVDAVDIPVIAAGGFFDGRGLVAALAYGACGIAMGTRFLLTSDSPVPDEVKKCYLAARETVVTRNVDGVPHRVLSTPFVASLERARLVRAVVNGARFKRLSGLSWRSMLREGRRMRRGRELTWAQVLQAANTPVLLRAAMVEGRVDLGVMASGQVVGVLDDLPSCQELIERVMAEAATALARLGVTGP
- a CDS encoding CoA-transferase subunit beta: MSRADVCVVACAEAFRGDGEILAAGIGGAITVLAARLARLTFEPELLTHDGTCLLTGDVPALGQAPEVVEGWLPFREHLWLVLNGRRHVMLGASQIDRYGNTNISCIGDWTRPKAQLLGVRGAPGNTRCDPTSYWIPRHSKRVFVPEVDLVSGIGTDRGAFELRRVVTDLAVLDFATADGSMRLVSVHPGVSVADVVAATGFELHDICGNVAQTREPTDEELRVLDRLDPGRLRDREVAA
- a CDS encoding CoA transferase subunit A, whose translation is MTKVMTAAQVAATVRSGMTVGIGGWGSRRKPMALVQALAEAPADDLTIVSYGGPDVGVLCAAGKVRRVVAPFVTLDSIPLEPHFRRARQAGEIEFTEYDEGMFMFGLLAAAHRLPFLPTRAGLGSDVLRVNPELRTVRSPYGDGEELVAVPALTMDVALVHLNRADARGNAQYLGPDPYFDDLYARAAGRCYVSCERLVDPAELLKEGPVQSLLISRSMVAGVVEAPGGAGFTSCEPDYGRDEAAQREYVEDAREQG
- a CDS encoding enoyl-CoA hydratase family protein, with the translated sequence MGISLRAGPIAEVIVDVPPVNALPVRGWEELARTVRAAGDDPATRVVVLRAEGRGFNAGVDIKEMRDSEGFTALVGANRACYAAFAAVYECAVPVIAAVHGFCLGGGIGLAGNADIVVAAEDAYFGLPEVDRGALGAATHLARLVPRHLVRAMVYTCRNVTAQELHAFGSVLEVVPRDKLREAALGVAEQIAAKDPYVIRRAKESLNGIDPVDVNRSYRFEQGFTFELNLMGIGGEHRERFA
- a CDS encoding SDR family oxidoreductase; the encoded protein is MTVTYDYTGRSVLVTGGTRGIGAGIAAAFRAVGAEVTVCARTAPEHPGHRSARDPDGDGPIRFVRADVRDPDQIERLIGGLDRLDVVVNNAGGSPPAPVDGTSPRLHSRVIELNLTAPLLVAQRAYPLLAASGGAVVMIGSASGARPSPGTSAYGAAKAGLHHLARCLAAEWAPLVRVNTVVVGLAATPDAADHYGGRSDLDGRAIPAGRMATPDDVARACLWLAAPGYVTGAEVRVDGGGEVPAWRHLV
- a CDS encoding NIPSNAP family protein, coding for MIHELRRYAMRPGRRDTLISLFEREFIEAQEATGMRVTGSFREVGEPDTFPWLRSFPDMGTRKAALESFYGGPVWQANRDAANATMLDSDDVLLLRPAGPEFPSRERPPVGAPIPSSLYVVTTYHVDGDDFAQLFHREAVPALADAGVVPVACLETEHAENTFPRLPVRAGVQVFVWFARFETPEEEREVDLTMLERRFTAPPERLRLRPTSRSTLR
- a CDS encoding ATP-grasp domain-containing protein — translated: MTFADFETDDERDLTLAAWREAGIEGRIERWDDAAVDWSAYDAVVVRSVWDYILRREEFLGWARSVAAVTKLLNPYAVLESNTDKTYLRDLGVPIVPTHWSSRELPDWPEYVVKPSVSGGARDTTRTADRAEAARLAAELEATGRTPMVQPYLDMVESEGETSLLYFNGRLSHAVRRSAMLAAGATSADNARAELRTPAPDQVELAEKVLTAIPHGLLYARIDLVRLPDGTPAVIEAELTEPYLFLRYEQHAAARFATALRELL
- a CDS encoding SDR family oxidoreductase; translated protein: MTLFSVEGKTVVVTGGSRGIGRMIAAGFVEAGATVYISARKTAEVEKTAAELGCFAVPADLSTPEGLERLVSAVDGPVHVLVNNAGATWGAPLEEYPEHAFDKLWNINVKGVFYLTQRFLPRLREAASADDPARVINVGSIDGIRVPALESFAYSSTKSAVHMLTRHLAKRLAKEHITVNAIAPGPFESKMMAFALDDPDTREVIASGVPLGRIGRPEDMAGAAIYLSSRAGAYLTGTVIPVDGGISC